The genomic region ATATCCGTTTTCTCttgtatattatatagctttttttcAATGATTCAACATGTCAGAACCGGTTGAGCATGCAAACATTGTCGAAACCATGACCATCAGACACGATTCCAATGCCGTTGAGGCTCGCAAGCCTGCCGTGCAGCCCTCACAGGCGAAGCTATTCACCTTggatgagatgatcaagcGTCGCGCCGTGGAGCTGGGAGATACGATCTTGATGGGTGCGCCAGAGACgggtgttgatgatttcaAGGAGCATAGTGCAGTGGACATCGATAGATATGCTGATGCAGCTGTTGCGAGATTACAGAGCCTGGGTCTCGAGCCTGTGGTATGTTCACTCTATCAGGGTACATGTCAAGGGTAAAACTAACTGAATAGGATCCAACGCTTGAGAAAGCACCAGTTGTTGGCATGCTGGGTCAATCAGGTATTCACGTGGTGATACAAATAATTGCTCTCAACAGATTAGGATACTCTTCAtttctcatctcaacaagaCTTGCAAGCCCAGCTATCACCCAGCTTCTCACCCTGGCGGATTGCAATGTCATCCTTACAACACCACCTTTTCACCCCGTCCTCAAGGAAGTTCAACAAAATCGCCAGCTTGAggttcttcctcttctgcaaAGTGCAGATATCTTCCACCACAATGCACCAAGATTCGTCAGAGATTATAGCCCCGAAGCGGAATCTCGCAAGGTCGCTGTCATTATCCACTCTTCCGGCTCAACAGGTCTTCCCAAGCCGATCTATCTCACCAACTCAAGCTGCATCGGAGCTTTTGCAGTCCACATGAACATGCGCGCCTTTCTCACATCGCCATTCTTTCACAGCCATGGATTCTACGAGGTTTTCCGATCGATCTACTCCGGCAAACCGATTTACTTCACAAACTACGGCTTGCCTTTGACAAGGGAGACGGTCATGGCGCAGCTCAAGGCTACAAAGCCCGAGATTTTTCATTGTGTACCTTATGTCATCAAGTTGCTTGCTGAGAGTGAGGAGGGCATTCAGATGCTGGCTGATATGAAGCTTGTCCTTTATGCGGGAAGTGGATGTCCCGATGACCTGGGTGATAGACTCGTTGAGAGAGGCGTTAATCTCTGCGGCAACTACGGAGCGTGAGTATCATTCGTCTCATTCTGAAACTGTCTGACACATTGTAGGACCGAAACTGGAAGACTCGCGACCTCCGCCCGTCCTGAAGGTGACAAGGCATGGAACTATATCCGTGTCCTCCCTCCAGCAGAGCCCTACACCATCTTCGATGAAGTCGCCCCTGGCCTTTTCGAATGCGTAGCTTTAGATGGTCTCCCATCAAAGAGCACTACCAACTCAGATAGCCCACCAGGATCTTTCCGCACTCGAGATCTCTTTACGCAACATCCCACAAGGCCTAATCTCTGGAAATTTGCTTGTCGCTTAGATGATCGCTTCACCCTCATCAATGGCGAAAAGGTTCTTCCCATCCCCATTGAGGGTCGTATCCGACAAGAAGAGATTGTCAAGGAAGCTAttgtctttggcgatggGAGGACATATCCTGGTATCCTTATAGTCAAGGCTGATCGGGTGGCCAACATGCCTGATGATGAATTCCTCGATGCTATTTGGCCGTCCGTCGAAGACGCCAACTCACGAGCCGAGTCATTCTCACGAATTCCAAAGGAGCTAGTCGTTATCGTACCAGCAGATTCAGCTTACCCGCGCACGGATAAGGGTACTTTCATCAGAGTCCCTACATATCGCCAGTTTGAGAAGGAAATTGAGGCTGCTTACAACAGATACGAGGGCCAAGGCGATGAAGCCGGCTCTCTCACACTCGAGGGTTTAGAGCTGGAAGATTACCTTTTACAACAACTGAAGAGCAAGTGTGGCGCGAATCTTGAATCATCTGAAGCAGATTTCTTTGCCTCTGGTGTTGATAGTCTTCAGTGTATTCAGATGTGGAGTCTCATCAAGCGAGAGATCGACCTTGGTGGTAGACAATCGGAGCTGGGACAGAATGTGTTGTACGAGACTGGTAACGTCAAGTTACTTGCTCGCCAGCTcgagaggttgagaagtgGTGAGAGTGACGAGACGCAGGACCAGCTGAAGATCATGGAAGGGCTGATCGAGAAGTACTCTTCTTTCGAACGCCACGTCCCTGGATCTGCTCCTCAACCCGAGAAGGAGCTCGTGGTAAGTTTAAGATCTTGAAttggtgagattgaggcTAATGACTTAGTTACTCACTGGTGTAACCGGTGCTCTGGGTGCGCACGCTCTCGCCCAACTGACAGCTCGGCCCAACGTTGGAGCAGTATGGGCTTTAGTCCGAGCAGCCAGCGACACAGCCGCCACCGAAAGACTCTACAGCTCTCTCCAAGCTCGCGGTCTATCTCTGGACGAAGAGCAACGAAGCAAAGTCCTCGCTCTCCCCTGCGATCTCAGCCGTCCGGACCTCGGCCTCAGCGAATCACACATCTCCGAGCTCCGCACCAAGCTCACAACTATAATCCACAGCGCATGGGccgtcaacttcaacatctccgTGCAATCCTTCGAAGACCAACACATCAAAGCTGTGCACAATCTCATCCAGCTGAGTCTCTCCGTACAAACACCAAAGCCAgcacgcttcttcttctgctcttctgtTTCATCGGCGGGAGGATCACCGCGCCCTGGAAAGGTTCTTGAAGCGCAGGTTCCTTCACCTGCACATGCTCAGCACACGGGCTATGCGAGGTCAAAGTATGTTGCTGAGCATATCACTGGTAATGCTTGTAAGAGTGCTGGTGCCGTGGCGAGGGTTTTGAGATTGGGACAGTTGGTTGGTGATACCAAGGTTGGGGAGTGGAATACTACCGAGGGAATTCCTTTGATGATTCAGACGGCGGTTACGCTTGGTGCTCTACCAGCGTTGAAAGAGGTAAATCTCCCGCATTGCGAGTTCAAACTTAAATACTGACATGAGCAGGAAATGACATGGTTACCTGTTGATCTCGCTGCTTCAACGATCCTCGACCTCGCTAGCCTCGGTGCATCATCACCTACGGACCGCTCTTCCGACCATGATCTAGTCTATCATATCCTGAACCCCGTTCGCTTCCATTGGGCGAACGACATGCTCCCCTCCATGACAAAAGCCGGCTTCAAGTTCGAGACCCTCCCTACAGACCAATGGATGGACCGTCTTCGCAACTCAGAACGCGATCCAGCCAAGAACCCTCCTATCAAGTTACTAGATTGGTTCGAGGGCAAGTATGGCAACAAGGCTGCTTCGTCAGCGGAGAAGGGGCCCTTGGACTATCTTACAGACAAGTCAAGGGAGGACAGCGAGACGTTGAGAAATGTACCGGACGTAACAGATGTGGAGTATGTTAAGATGGTGCTCGGACGGTTGCAGACACGATGGGCGGAGAAAGTTTGAGTTCAACATTAAAGTTCATTTGATCGTTAAATACTGTGCAAGTTCATGCTTCTAAAGGTGCTCTCTCTAAATTCTAAAATGCAAGTGCTTGAGTG from Fusarium fujikuroi IMI 58289 draft genome, chromosome FFUJ_chr04 harbors:
- a CDS encoding related to nonribosomal peptide synthetase MxcG codes for the protein MSEPVEHANIVETMTIRHDSNAVEARKPAVQPSQAKLFTLDEMIKRRAVELGDTILMGAPETGVDDFKEHSAVDIDRYADAAVARLQSLGLEPVDPTLEKAPVVGMLGQSGIHVVIQIIALNRLGYSSFLISTRLASPAITQLLTLADCNVILTTPPFHPVLKEVQQNRQLEVLPLLQSADIFHHNAPRFVRDYSPEAESRKVAVIIHSSGSTGLPKPIYLTNSSCIGAFAVHMNMRAFLTSPFFHSHGFYEVFRSIYSGKPIYFTNYGLPLTRETVMAQLKATKPEIFHCVPYVIKLLAESEEGIQMLADMKLVLYAGSGCPDDLGDRLVERGVNLCGNYGATETGRLATSARPEGDKAWNYIRVLPPAEPYTIFDEVAPGLFECVALDGLPSKSTTNSDSPPGSFRTRDLFTQHPTRPNLWKFACRLDDRFTLINGEKVLPIPIEGRIRQEEIVKEAIVFGDGRTYPGILIVKADRVANMPDDEFLDAIWPSVEDANSRAESFSRIPKELVVIVPADSAYPRTDKGTFIRVPTYRQFEKEIEAAYNRYEGQGDEAGSLTLEGLELEDYLLQQLKSKCGANLESSEADFFASGVDSLQCIQMWSLIKREIDLGGRQSELGQNVLYETGNVKLLARQLERLRSGESDETQDQLKIMEGLIEKYSSFERHVPGSAPQPEKELVLLTGVTGALGAHALAQLTARPNVGAVWALVRAASDTAATERLYSSLQARGLSLDEEQRSKVLALPCDLSRPDLGLSESHISELRTKLTTIIHSAWAVNFNISVQSFEDQHIKAVHNLIQLSLSVQTPKPARFFFCSSVSSAGGSPRPGKVLEAQVPSPAHAQHTGYARSKYVAEHITGNACKSAGAVARVLRLGQLVGDTKVGEWNTTEGIPLMIQTAVTLGALPALKEEMTWLPVDLAASTILDLASLGASSPTDRSSDHDLVYHILNPVRFHWANDMLPSMTKAGFKFETLPTDQWMDRLRNSERDPAKNPPIKLLDWFEGKYGNKAASSAEKGPLDYLTDKSREDSETLRNVPDVTDVEYVKMVLGRLQTRWAEKV